In Hirundo rustica isolate bHirRus1 chromosome 2, bHirRus1.pri.v3, whole genome shotgun sequence, one genomic interval encodes:
- the LOC120748381 gene encoding immunoglobulin superfamily member 3-like, with protein sequence MVPCCFLVAVLAPLVVALEQSPDMVIKEGQSVNLECSQKKSSYTVMYWFMRPSGKNSSLTLLVTAIVRGNAAVEKGFESHFKSSDIKGDSITLTIERAFLNDSGTYYCAEGEHSGWAIQQSPDTVVRVGDTVTLECSGSRNVIRSMYWYRVPMEKDAGMQLVVYSVEGSKADIEEEFKNRFQSDGTKNNHLSVRIQHVLLNDTGTYFCAEQDPQ encoded by the exons ATGGTTCCCTGCTGTTTCcttgtggctgtgctggccccTCTGG tggTAGCCCTGGAACAGTCTCCAGACATGGTGATAAAAGAAGGCCAGTCCGTGAATCTGGAATGTTCCCAGAAGAAATCCTCCTACACAGTTATGTACTGGTTCATGCGGCCTTCAGGGAAGAATTCCAGTTTGACCCTACTGGTTACTGCCATTGTACGTGGCAATGCAGCAGTGGAGAAGGGATTTGAGAGCCATTTCAAGAGCAGCGACATCAAAGGAGACAGTATCACCCTCACAATAGAACGTGCCTTTCTCAATGACTCTGGCACATACTACTGTGCAGAGGGTGAACACAGTG GCTGGGCCATTCAGCAATCACCAGATACAGTTGTCCGGGTGGGAGACACCGTGACTCTGGAATGTTCTGGATCGAGGAATGTGATCAGGTCCATGTACTGGTACAGGGTACCCATGGAGAAGGATGCCGGGATGCAGCTGGTTGTATATTCAGTGGAAGGGAGCAAAGCAGACATTGAGGAGGAATTCAAAAATCGCTTCCAGAGTGATGGGACTAAGAACAACCATTTATCTGTGAGGATACAGCATGTCCTGCTCAATGACACAGGCACATATTTCTGTGCTGAACAAGATCCACAGTGA